One genomic window of Quercus robur chromosome 6, dhQueRobu3.1, whole genome shotgun sequence includes the following:
- the LOC126689318 gene encoding probable aspartic proteinase GIP2 has product MASTLHLFLFSIAVVFFSTSNGANYKPHAFHLPIRKDDVTLQYYTSFEVGPTQFIVNAVIDLGAPFLWFNCGDGYNSSSYNPVPCGSSKCKAAKGIGCLGCNGTPRPGCTNNTCSLYSYNPFNNSLRSGGLGEDNIYVYETDGRSVLLQINVPRFPFVCADSGSLDGHAKGAKGILGLGRTQIALPMQLANAFALKRKFALCVPSSSQSGLGDIFIGGGPYYLLPNTKNASELLITTPLIINSVSTAPIYSEGDPSDEYFIGVKSIKIDGQIVKLETSLLSIDKKGVGGTKISTINPYTILHTSIYKAVLKDFVKKAASRKITRVASVAPFGACFSSKTIASTMTGPAVPTIDLVLQSKSVYWRIYGANSMVKVKENVLCLGVVDGGSKPRTSIVIGGHQLEDNMLEFDLASSKLGFSSSLLLHNTNCSHYRIF; this is encoded by the coding sequence ATGGCTTCTACTCTCCATCTCTTCCTCTTTTCCATTGCTGTTGTCTTCTTCTCTACCTCAAATGGAGCAAATTATAAACCACATGCCTTTCATCTTCCCATCAGAAAAGACGATGTCACACTCCAATATTATACTTCATTTGAAGTTGGACCCACTCAATTTATTGTGAATGCAGTCATTGACCTTGGGGCACCATTTCTATGGTTCAACTGTGGTGATGGTTACAACTCCTCATCTTACAACCCGGTTCCTTGTGGCTCATCCAAATGTAAAGCAGCTAAGGGCATAGGATGCCTTGGCTGCAATGGGACACCTAGGCCAGGGTGCACCAACAACACTTGCTCTTTGTACTCATATAACCCATTCAACAATTCACTTCGAAGTGGGGGATTAGGCGAGGATAACATTTATGTTTATGAAACTGATGGGAGAAGTGTCTTATTACAAATAAATGTGCctagatttccttttgtttgtgcAGATTCAGGCAGCTTAGATGGCCATGCTAAAGGTGCTAAAGGTATTCTAGGCCTCGGAAGGACCCAAATTGCATTACCAATGCAGCTTGCAAATGCATTTGCACTTAAGCGTAAGTTTGCCCTTTGTGTACCTTCTTCATCCCAGTCAGGATTAGGGGACATTTTTATTGGTGGTGGACCTTATTATTTGCTTCCTAATACCAAAAATGCATCAGAGTTGCTCATCACCACCCCACTAATCATCAACTCCGTAAGCACTGCACCTATTTATTCAGAAGGTGACCCATCTGATGAATATTTCATTGGTGTAAAGTCCATCAAAATAGATGGACAAATTGTCAAACTTGAGACCTCCTTGCTATCCATTGACAAAAAAGGAGTTGGTGGGACTAAAATTAGTACCATAAATCCTTACACTATTTTGCATACTTCTATCTATAAGGCTGTCCTAAAAGATTTTGTCAAGAAGGCTGCATCAAGGAAGATTACTAGAGTGGCATCCGTGGCACCATTTGGAGCATGTTTCAGCTCAAAGACCATTGCTAGCACCATGACTGGACCAGCTGTGCCAACTATTGATTTGGTCCTGCAAAGCAAGAGTGTGTATTGGAGGATTTATGGTGCCAATTCGATGGTGAAAGTCAAGGAAAATGTGCTATGCTTAGGAGTTGTGGATGGTGGATCGAAGCCAAGAACTTCCATTGTTATTGGCGGACATCAGTTGGAGGATAATATGTTAGAGTTTGATCTGGCTTCTTCAAAGCTAGGCTTTAGCTCTTCGCTTTTGCTTCACAATACAAATTGTTCTCACTACAGAATTTTTTGA
- the LOC126689321 gene encoding phylloplanin-like: protein MALKLVLFVTVMVAALALPIAKGTNVVVEVQPSFVPCSLGANVTATPPFPNAQVQLRCGARNVVASTTTNASGVFSFSLDSTQLFLSPTVLLNLCNLVVTTPLSTCNSTLPPVGVLESRIQFIRSNVLGLRIVLTFGPVGFRYSSST from the exons ATGGCCTTGAAATTAGTTCTCTTTGTTACCGTAATGGTTGCTGCATTGGCACTTCCAATAGCTAAAGGCACTAATGTTGTGGTTGAGGTCCAGCCGTCTTTTGTGCCTTGCAGTTTAGGTGCGAATGTTACTGCCACCCCACCTTTCCCAA ATGCTCAAGTACAACTGCGGTGTGGAGCTAGAAATGTGGTTGCTAGTACAACAACCAATGCCAGTGGagtattttcattttccttggATTCTACACAACTTTTTCTCTCACCAACAGTACTCTTGAATCTTTGCAATCTAGTGGTTACAACACCCCTCTCCACTTGCAACTCCACGCTTCCTCCTGTGGGAGTCTTGGAATCGCGCATACAGTTCATTAGAAGCAATGTTTTGGGGCTCCGTATTGTTCTCACGTTTGGGCCAGTTGGGTTCCGTTACAGTTCCTCAACTTGA